A portion of the Colius striatus isolate bColStr4 chromosome 1, bColStr4.1.hap1, whole genome shotgun sequence genome contains these proteins:
- the AMN1 gene encoding protein AMN1 homolog isoform X2: MSRQGQITDSNIGEILHPAVESLDLRECDISDTALLQLYNCKQLKKININSCKENRLGITSEGVIALALSCPYLREASFKRCCNITDSGILALALNCQFLQIVNLGSCSGIMDASLQALGKNCKFLHSVDFSSTQVTDDGVTALVSGTCSKNLKEIHMERCVNLTDVAVEAVLTCCPKIHIFLFHGCPLITDHSRDVLEQLILSNKIKQVTWTVY; encoded by the exons ATATTGCACCCTGCTGTAGAGTCTCTAGATCTACGAGAGTGTGATATTTCAGATACTGCATTATTGCAGCTTTATAACTgcaagcaactgaaaaaaatcaacataaattcttgcaaagaaaacagattgGGAATCACTTCAGAAG GTGTCATAGCACTGGCCTTATCTTGTCCTTACTTGCGTGAAGCATCTTTTAAAAGGTGCTGCAATATAACCGACAGTGGAATTCTTGCTCTTGCACTCAACTGCCAATTCCTACAAATAGTGAATCTGGGCAGCTGTTCAGGCATCATGGATGCATCTCTACAGGCACTAGGAAAAAACTGCAAATTTCTTCACAGTGTGGATTTTTCATCTACTCAG GTAACAGATGATGGCGTTACAGCACTAGTGAGTGGAACCTGTTCAAAGAATTTGAAG GAGATCCACATGGAACGCTGTGTGAATCTCACTGATGTTGCTGTGGAGGCAGTCCTTACTTGTTGTCCAAAGatccacatttttctgttccatGGATGCCCACTGATAACAG ATCATTCCCGAGATGTTTTAGAGCAGCTGATCTTATCAAACAAAATCAAGCAAGTAACATGGACTGTTTACTGA